The nucleotide window TTCACTCGACCGGCCGGGCGCTGAAAAATGGGTGGAGCCGCTTTCCACCGAAGGCCTTGAGCGGATAAAGGGCTTTTTCCCGGGCTTTGCCGTGGACATTATAGGAAAACCTGGAACGAGGGGCGAGATGGAGTCGGCCCGAAAGGCGGGCGATGTCGCCGCGGCCGTCACCGCCACCATAGGGCGGCGGCCGTCGACGATGGATGACCTCTGCCGGGCGCTGGGAGCCTCCGCCGGCGACGTTGAAAAAGGGCTTGCCGATCTCTCGTCGAAAGGGCTTCTCGATGTGAGGGAGCTTCTGCGCGGCACGTTCTATTCACTTAAAAGAGGGACTAAAGCGGGACACCCAATGACCACACGGAACATCGAAAAAGAGGAAAAGAGAAAGACACAGATAGTCCAGGCCGCGTTCGAGGTGATCGCGTCGAGGGGGTACAACAACTTTACCATCGAGGACATCGCCAACCGCGCCGGTCTGTCCAAGGGGGGGGTCCTCCATTATTTCAAGTCAAAGGAAGACATCCTCATACACCTGCTCGAGGTCATCTACCGGCAGATCGACGAGACCATCGTTCGGCGTTCGCAGCGCTACCGTACCGCCGAGAAGAAACTCAAGGCCATCATAATAGCCTTCATCGTGACGGCGAAACGGCACCCGTCGGTCTATACCGTCATGGTGGATTTCTGGGCGCAGGTTTCAACTAACGAGCGCGTGAAAAACATCAACGGCAAGATATACGGAATCATCTGCGACGAGGTGAAGAAGATCATCGACCTGGGTGTCGAAAGCGGCGAGTTTGTCGCGGTAGATTCGGAGAGCGTGGCGCGGCTGGTGGTTTCGATGGTCATGAACGTCGCCATCCAGTGGACATTCAACAATTCCGCCAACAACATCGACCATATCACCAGGGCCTGCCTGGCGATGGTAACGACCTATCTGAAAAAGCGGCACGATATCAAAGCGGAAAAATGATGCGCGCGCGGGTCTTGTTGCGCCCGTCGGTGGTTACCGAAAAACTCTTATAGCTTATATTTACGCTCTTTAAAAGCAGCACAACCATTGAAAGCCCCAGTCCCATGCCCTCGGCGGCCGGGTCGGGGTTCTCCAGGTAAAACTCGGCGATGCTGTCGTATTTCGAAGACTTCTCTATGCGTTCGTTGATCCTCGCCAGGTCCCTCTTGGAGAGGGGCAGATTATTGATGACCTCTATTACGAGCCGGTTTCCCTGCATCTTTAAATAGGTCCTGGTGGAAAGGCGGCTGAGCTTGGATTTGATGCCGTACTCGAGGAGCGCTTCCTCGTTGAGGATTGAGCGGAGTTTGCGCACGATTTCGATGATGTCGTCGGTCTCCGTGATTACCCCCTCCTCGAGGAGGAGGCGTTTGGCGTTGGCCTTGGTCGCGTTGGACGTGAGTTCCTTTATGCACGAGAAGATGGGCGTGAGGTACTCTTCTTTTCCGTATTTTTCGAGGATGCGGGCGAGGGTGAACTTGATATGCTCCTCGGTGGTTTCAATCATGGAATAGGAGATGAAAACGACGTCGCTTCCCTGGTTGATGGCGTTTATCAGCTCGGGCTGAATGTTCTTTTTATCTAAGAGCAGTTCCATCGAATCAACACCGTTTTAATGAAGTCGGTGCGCGGCCCGGAAATCCGGGGCCCGCCCGTCTGCGCCGTAACCGCACCCGTTATATACCGGAAGTATCCGCATTATATCAAGTATAAATTGATCTCTTGGCGAAAAATTGGACAATTATCCCGCTTCGTTAAACAGGCTTTTTGTGAATCAGTGTAGTAATCGGTGGGTCCTCTCCTCGTGAGCGGGGGACTTCCCGTATTGCCCTGTGACACAACAGGTTAAATGTATTGACAGGATTTTCGGGCGTGATTAGCTATACTGTCTCTACGGGGGTGCTGCCGTCATGGATGAAACACGGACCGCCGGCGGAAAACCGCGCGGAAGAGCGTTCTTCCGGCGCTCCTTCGGGCCGCTTGATTTTAATCGATCTGGAGTGAACGATGCTTGATATGGTATTCCCCTCGGTTTCCTCGATCATCAGCATAACGGCGCTGGGAGCGGCGTTCGGGGTGATCCTGTCTTATGCCAGGATCAAACTGCACGTGGAGCGCGATCCGCGGCTGGGCCTCATAGCCGAGGCCCTGCCCGGGGCCAACTGCGGCGCCTGCGGCCTCCCCGGATGCCTG belongs to Spirochaetota bacterium and includes:
- a CDS encoding TetR family transcriptional regulator, encoding MKYLFGPVNSRRLGISLGIDLVPFKTCSLNCVYCECGRTGKLTASPAEFAPTDEVIAELRMCLDSRPRLDALTFSGSGEPTLHSGIGRIIDVIKDEFPGYAVVVLTNGTLLWREAVRRSLLRADVIVPSLDAVSEDAFKKIARPAPGITSKRLIDGLIRFRGEFAGKLLLEIFIVPGVNDTDGELALLAGACGRIRPDRIQINSLDRPGAEKWVEPLSTEGLERIKGFFPGFAVDIIGKPGTRGEMESARKAGDVAAAVTATIGRRPSTMDDLCRALGASAGDVEKGLADLSSKGLLDVRELLRGTFYSLKRGTKAGHPMTTRNIEKEEKRKTQIVQAAFEVIASRGYNNFTIEDIANRAGLSKGGVLHYFKSKEDILIHLLEVIYRQIDETIVRRSQRYRTAEKKLKAIIIAFIVTAKRHPSVYTVMVDFWAQVSTNERVKNINGKIYGIICDEVKKIIDLGVESGEFVAVDSESVARLVVSMVMNVAIQWTFNNSANNIDHITRACLAMVTTYLKKRHDIKAEK